The following proteins come from a genomic window of Alosa alosa isolate M-15738 ecotype Scorff River chromosome 2, AALO_Geno_1.1, whole genome shotgun sequence:
- the p4ha2 gene encoding prolyl 4-hydroxylase subunit alpha-2 isoform X1, which yields MQMCPAILVFILCCLCRTTDAEVFTSIGQMTDLIFTERELVQSLKEYIKAEESKLAAVKSWASKLDALTRASTSDPEGFLAHPVNAYKLMKRLNTEWSALESLVLEDPSDGFISNISVHRQYFPDEEDEKGAAKALMRLQDTYKLDSESFSKGKLPGGRYNTHLTVDDCYDMGKTAYNEVDYYHAVLWMQQALRQMDAGEEADVPKSDILDYLSYSVYQMGDLPRAIELTRRLVAMDPGHQRAGSNLRYFEKLLAKELKETAEMTTVPATEQPIQLDTYERPRDYLPEREIYEALCRGEGVKMTERKRSRLFCRYQDRNRNPRLLLKPMLEEDEWDSPHIVRYLNALSDEEIEKIKELAKPRLARATVRDPKTGVLTTASYRVSKSAWLEGEEDPIIERVNQRIEDITGLTVKTAELLQVANYGVGGQYEPHFDFSRKDEPDAFKTLGTGNRVATFLNYMTDVEAGGATVFPDFGAVIWPRKGTAVFWYNLFRSGEGDYRTRHAACPVLVGSKWGNCFGEMGQMGKISLCLSVVK from the exons ATGCAGATGTGTCCCGCTATCTTGGTTTTCATCCTGTGTTGTCTTTGTCGGACGACTGATGCTGAGGTGTTCACCTCCATCG GGCAAATGACAGACCTAATCTTCACGGAGAGGGAGTTGGTACAGTCCCTGAAAGAGTACATCAAAGCTGAGGAGTCCAAACTTGCAGCTGTCAAAAG TTGGGCGAGTAAACTGGATGCCCTGACGCGAGCCTCCACATCCGATCCTGAGGGCTTCCTGGCTCACCCTGTGAATGCCTACAAGCTAATGAAGAGACTGAACACCGAGTGGTCTGCGCTGGAGAGCCTAGTGCTTGAGGACCCCTCTGATG GCTTCATCTCCAATATCTCGGTGCACAGACAGTACTTCCCTGACGAGGAGGATGAGAAGGGTGCGGCCAAAGCTCTGATGCGCCTGCAGGACACGTACAAACTGGACTCGGAGAGCTTCTCCAAAGGCAAACTGCCCG GTGGGCGGTACAACACTCACCTGACGGTGGACGACTGCTACGACATGGGCAAGACGGCATACAACGAGGTAGACTACTACCACGCCGTGCTGTGGATGCAGCAGGCCCTCAGGCAGATGGACGCTGGCGAGGAGGCTGACGTGCCCAAGAGCGACATCCTAGACTATCTTAGCTACTCCGTGTACCAGATGGGGGACCTGCCCCGAGCCATCGAGCTCACCCGACGCCTGGTAGCCATGg ACCCTGGCCACCAGAGGGCAGGAAGCAATCTGCGTTACTTTGAGAAGCTGCTGGCCAAAGAGCTGAAGGAGACGGCAGAGATGACTACGGTGCCGGCCACTGAGCAGCCTATCCAGCTGGACACGTATGAACGTCCACGTGACTACCTGCCCGAGAGAGAGATCTATGAGGCCCTgtgcagaggagagggagtTAAAATG ACGGAGAGGAAACGCAGCCGTCTGTTCTGCCGCTACCAGGACAGGAACAGGAACCCCAGGCTGCTGTTGAAACCCATGCTGGAGGAGGATGAGTGGGACAGCCCCCACATCGTCCGCTACCTCAACGCCCTCTCCGATGAGGAGATTGAGAAGATCAAGGAACTTGCCAAGCCCAGG CTGGCAAGGGCCACCGTAAGAGACCCCAAAACCGGTGTTCTGACCACGGCCAGTTACAGAGTATCAAAAAG TGCTTGgctggagggagaagaggaccCAATCATTGAACGTGTCAATCAGAGAATAGAGGACATCACAGGTCTCACAGTGAAGACTGCAGAGTTGCTTCAG GTGGCTAACTATGGCGTAGGAGGACAGTACGAGCCTCACTTTGACTTCTCAAGG AAAGATGAGCCTGATGCATTCAAAACATTAGGCACTGGAAATCGTGTGGctacatttttaaattat ATGACTGACGTGGAGGCAGGAGGAGCTACCGTATTCCCTGACTTTGGTGCCGTCATCTGGCCCCGGAAG GGAACGGCAGTGTTTTGGTATAACCTGTTCCGAAGTGGTGAAGGAGACTACCGAACCAGACATGCAGCATGCCCTGTATTAGTTGGAAGCAAATGGGGTAACTGCTTTGGGGAAATGGGGCAAATGGGGAAAATttctttatgtctgtctgttgtcaAGTGA
- the p4ha2 gene encoding prolyl 4-hydroxylase subunit alpha-2 isoform X4: MQMCPAILVFILCCLCRTTDAEVFTSIGQMTDLIFTERELVQSLKEYIKAEESKLAAVKSWASKLDALTRASTSDPEGFLAHPVNAYKLMKRLNTEWSALESLVLEDPSDGFISNISVHRQYFPDEEDEKGAAKALMRLQDTYKLDSESFSKGKLPGGRYNTHLTVDDCYDMGKTAYNEVDYYHAVLWMQQALRQMDAGEEADVPKSDILDYLSYSVYQMGDLPRAIELTRRLVAMDPGHQRAGSNLRYFEKLLAKELKETAEMTTVPATEQPIQLDTYERPRDYLPEREIYEALCRGEGVKMTERKRSRLFCRYQDRNRNPRLLLKPMLEEDEWDSPHIVRYLNALSDEEIEKIKELAKPRLARATVRDPKTGVLTTASYRVSKSAWLEGEEDPIIERVNQRIEDITGLTVKTAELLQVANYGVGGQYEPHFDFSRRPFDSNLKVDGNRLATYLNYMTDVEAGGATVFPDFGAVIWPRKGTAVFWYNLFRSGEGDYRTRHAACPVLVGSKWGNCFGEMGQMGKISLCLSVVK, from the exons ATGCAGATGTGTCCCGCTATCTTGGTTTTCATCCTGTGTTGTCTTTGTCGGACGACTGATGCTGAGGTGTTCACCTCCATCG GGCAAATGACAGACCTAATCTTCACGGAGAGGGAGTTGGTACAGTCCCTGAAAGAGTACATCAAAGCTGAGGAGTCCAAACTTGCAGCTGTCAAAAG TTGGGCGAGTAAACTGGATGCCCTGACGCGAGCCTCCACATCCGATCCTGAGGGCTTCCTGGCTCACCCTGTGAATGCCTACAAGCTAATGAAGAGACTGAACACCGAGTGGTCTGCGCTGGAGAGCCTAGTGCTTGAGGACCCCTCTGATG GCTTCATCTCCAATATCTCGGTGCACAGACAGTACTTCCCTGACGAGGAGGATGAGAAGGGTGCGGCCAAAGCTCTGATGCGCCTGCAGGACACGTACAAACTGGACTCGGAGAGCTTCTCCAAAGGCAAACTGCCCG GTGGGCGGTACAACACTCACCTGACGGTGGACGACTGCTACGACATGGGCAAGACGGCATACAACGAGGTAGACTACTACCACGCCGTGCTGTGGATGCAGCAGGCCCTCAGGCAGATGGACGCTGGCGAGGAGGCTGACGTGCCCAAGAGCGACATCCTAGACTATCTTAGCTACTCCGTGTACCAGATGGGGGACCTGCCCCGAGCCATCGAGCTCACCCGACGCCTGGTAGCCATGg ACCCTGGCCACCAGAGGGCAGGAAGCAATCTGCGTTACTTTGAGAAGCTGCTGGCCAAAGAGCTGAAGGAGACGGCAGAGATGACTACGGTGCCGGCCACTGAGCAGCCTATCCAGCTGGACACGTATGAACGTCCACGTGACTACCTGCCCGAGAGAGAGATCTATGAGGCCCTgtgcagaggagagggagtTAAAATG ACGGAGAGGAAACGCAGCCGTCTGTTCTGCCGCTACCAGGACAGGAACAGGAACCCCAGGCTGCTGTTGAAACCCATGCTGGAGGAGGATGAGTGGGACAGCCCCCACATCGTCCGCTACCTCAACGCCCTCTCCGATGAGGAGATTGAGAAGATCAAGGAACTTGCCAAGCCCAGG CTGGCAAGGGCCACCGTAAGAGACCCCAAAACCGGTGTTCTGACCACGGCCAGTTACAGAGTATCAAAAAG TGCTTGgctggagggagaagaggaccCAATCATTGAACGTGTCAATCAGAGAATAGAGGACATCACAGGTCTCACAGTGAAGACTGCAGAGTTGCTTCAG GTGGCTAACTATGGCGTAGGAGGACAGTACGAGCCTCACTTTGACTTCTCAAGG CGTCCTTTTGACAGCAACCTCAAGGTTGATGGAAATAGACTTGCCACCTATCTGAACTAC ATGACTGACGTGGAGGCAGGAGGAGCTACCGTATTCCCTGACTTTGGTGCCGTCATCTGGCCCCGGAAG GGAACGGCAGTGTTTTGGTATAACCTGTTCCGAAGTGGTGAAGGAGACTACCGAACCAGACATGCAGCATGCCCTGTATTAGTTGGAAGCAAATGGGGTAACTGCTTTGGGGAAATGGGGCAAATGGGGAAAATttctttatgtctgtctgttgtcaAGTGA
- the p4ha2 gene encoding prolyl 4-hydroxylase subunit alpha-2 isoform X2, whose product MQMCPAILVFILCCLCRTTDAEVFTSIGQMTDLIFTERELVQSLKEYIKAEESKLAAVKSWASKLDALTRASTSDPEGFLAHPVNAYKLMKRLNTEWSALESLVLEDPSDGFISNISVHRQYFPDEEDEKGAAKALMRLQDTYKLDSESFSKGKLPGGRYNTHLTVDDCYDMGKTAYNEVDYYHAVLWMQQALRQMDAGEEADVPKSDILDYLSYSVYQMGDLPRAIELTRRLVAMDPGHQRAGSNLRYFEKLLAKELKETAEMTTVPATEQPIQLDTYERPRDYLPEREIYEALCRGEGVKMTERKRSRLFCRYQDRNRNPRLLLKPMLEEDEWDSPHIVRYLNALSDEEIEKIKELAKPRLARATVRDPKTGVLTTASYRVSKSAWLEGEEDPIIERVNQRIEDITGLTVKTAELLQVANYGVGGQYEPHFDFSRNTSTLDLTSVDCSRGMLTGTAVSRVNNCRALLSCTQHIISCDMDSALSYYFYTVANGLSVQTGVRHLEHSCLNGTLYVFNTQG is encoded by the exons ATGCAGATGTGTCCCGCTATCTTGGTTTTCATCCTGTGTTGTCTTTGTCGGACGACTGATGCTGAGGTGTTCACCTCCATCG GGCAAATGACAGACCTAATCTTCACGGAGAGGGAGTTGGTACAGTCCCTGAAAGAGTACATCAAAGCTGAGGAGTCCAAACTTGCAGCTGTCAAAAG TTGGGCGAGTAAACTGGATGCCCTGACGCGAGCCTCCACATCCGATCCTGAGGGCTTCCTGGCTCACCCTGTGAATGCCTACAAGCTAATGAAGAGACTGAACACCGAGTGGTCTGCGCTGGAGAGCCTAGTGCTTGAGGACCCCTCTGATG GCTTCATCTCCAATATCTCGGTGCACAGACAGTACTTCCCTGACGAGGAGGATGAGAAGGGTGCGGCCAAAGCTCTGATGCGCCTGCAGGACACGTACAAACTGGACTCGGAGAGCTTCTCCAAAGGCAAACTGCCCG GTGGGCGGTACAACACTCACCTGACGGTGGACGACTGCTACGACATGGGCAAGACGGCATACAACGAGGTAGACTACTACCACGCCGTGCTGTGGATGCAGCAGGCCCTCAGGCAGATGGACGCTGGCGAGGAGGCTGACGTGCCCAAGAGCGACATCCTAGACTATCTTAGCTACTCCGTGTACCAGATGGGGGACCTGCCCCGAGCCATCGAGCTCACCCGACGCCTGGTAGCCATGg ACCCTGGCCACCAGAGGGCAGGAAGCAATCTGCGTTACTTTGAGAAGCTGCTGGCCAAAGAGCTGAAGGAGACGGCAGAGATGACTACGGTGCCGGCCACTGAGCAGCCTATCCAGCTGGACACGTATGAACGTCCACGTGACTACCTGCCCGAGAGAGAGATCTATGAGGCCCTgtgcagaggagagggagtTAAAATG ACGGAGAGGAAACGCAGCCGTCTGTTCTGCCGCTACCAGGACAGGAACAGGAACCCCAGGCTGCTGTTGAAACCCATGCTGGAGGAGGATGAGTGGGACAGCCCCCACATCGTCCGCTACCTCAACGCCCTCTCCGATGAGGAGATTGAGAAGATCAAGGAACTTGCCAAGCCCAGG CTGGCAAGGGCCACCGTAAGAGACCCCAAAACCGGTGTTCTGACCACGGCCAGTTACAGAGTATCAAAAAG TGCTTGgctggagggagaagaggaccCAATCATTGAACGTGTCAATCAGAGAATAGAGGACATCACAGGTCTCACAGTGAAGACTGCAGAGTTGCTTCAG GTGGCTAACTATGGCGTAGGAGGACAGTACGAGCCTCACTTTGACTTCTCAAGG AACACCAGTACATTGGACTTGACCAGTGTTGACTGTTCCAGAGGGATGTTGACGGGAACAGCAGTGTCCAGAGTTAACAACTGTAGAGCTCTTTTGTCATGTACACAACATATAATCTCATGTGACATGGACTCTGCTCTCAGTTATTACTTCTATACAGTTGCTAACGGACTGAGTGTCCAAACAGGTGTCAGACACTTAGAACACTCATGCTTGAATGGAACACTTTATGTGTTCAACACACAGGGGTAA
- the p4ha2 gene encoding prolyl 4-hydroxylase subunit alpha-2 isoform X3 — MQMCPAILVFILCCLCRTTDAEVFTSIGQMTDLIFTERELVQSLKEYIKAEESKLAAVKSWASKLDALTRASTSDPEGFLAHPVNAYKLMKRLNTEWSALESLVLEDPSDGFISNISVHRQYFPDEEDEKGAAKALMRLQDTYKLDSESFSKGKLPGGRYNTHLTVDDCYDMGKTAYNEVDYYHAVLWMQQALRQMDAGEEADVPKSDILDYLSYSVYQMGDLPRAIELTRRLVAMDPGHQRAGSNLRYFEKLLAKELKETAEMTTVPATEQPIQLDTYERPRDYLPEREIYEALCRGEGVKMTERKRSRLFCRYQDRNRNPRLLLKPMLEEDEWDSPHIVRYLNALSDEEIEKIKELAKPRLARATVRDPKTGVLTTASYRVSKSAWLEGEEDPIIERVNQRIEDITGLTVKTAELLQVANYGVGGQYEPHFDFSRVSSGLSSAWQFLLHVFVIL; from the exons ATGCAGATGTGTCCCGCTATCTTGGTTTTCATCCTGTGTTGTCTTTGTCGGACGACTGATGCTGAGGTGTTCACCTCCATCG GGCAAATGACAGACCTAATCTTCACGGAGAGGGAGTTGGTACAGTCCCTGAAAGAGTACATCAAAGCTGAGGAGTCCAAACTTGCAGCTGTCAAAAG TTGGGCGAGTAAACTGGATGCCCTGACGCGAGCCTCCACATCCGATCCTGAGGGCTTCCTGGCTCACCCTGTGAATGCCTACAAGCTAATGAAGAGACTGAACACCGAGTGGTCTGCGCTGGAGAGCCTAGTGCTTGAGGACCCCTCTGATG GCTTCATCTCCAATATCTCGGTGCACAGACAGTACTTCCCTGACGAGGAGGATGAGAAGGGTGCGGCCAAAGCTCTGATGCGCCTGCAGGACACGTACAAACTGGACTCGGAGAGCTTCTCCAAAGGCAAACTGCCCG GTGGGCGGTACAACACTCACCTGACGGTGGACGACTGCTACGACATGGGCAAGACGGCATACAACGAGGTAGACTACTACCACGCCGTGCTGTGGATGCAGCAGGCCCTCAGGCAGATGGACGCTGGCGAGGAGGCTGACGTGCCCAAGAGCGACATCCTAGACTATCTTAGCTACTCCGTGTACCAGATGGGGGACCTGCCCCGAGCCATCGAGCTCACCCGACGCCTGGTAGCCATGg ACCCTGGCCACCAGAGGGCAGGAAGCAATCTGCGTTACTTTGAGAAGCTGCTGGCCAAAGAGCTGAAGGAGACGGCAGAGATGACTACGGTGCCGGCCACTGAGCAGCCTATCCAGCTGGACACGTATGAACGTCCACGTGACTACCTGCCCGAGAGAGAGATCTATGAGGCCCTgtgcagaggagagggagtTAAAATG ACGGAGAGGAAACGCAGCCGTCTGTTCTGCCGCTACCAGGACAGGAACAGGAACCCCAGGCTGCTGTTGAAACCCATGCTGGAGGAGGATGAGTGGGACAGCCCCCACATCGTCCGCTACCTCAACGCCCTCTCCGATGAGGAGATTGAGAAGATCAAGGAACTTGCCAAGCCCAGG CTGGCAAGGGCCACCGTAAGAGACCCCAAAACCGGTGTTCTGACCACGGCCAGTTACAGAGTATCAAAAAG TGCTTGgctggagggagaagaggaccCAATCATTGAACGTGTCAATCAGAGAATAGAGGACATCACAGGTCTCACAGTGAAGACTGCAGAGTTGCTTCAG GTGGCTAACTATGGCGTAGGAGGACAGTACGAGCCTCACTTTGACTTCTCAAGGGTAAGTAGTGGTCTTTCATCAGCTTGGCAGTTCTTACTCCATGTGTTTGTCATTTTGTAA